Part of the Mya arenaria isolate MELC-2E11 chromosome 8, ASM2691426v1 genome, ATTGTGCACACAAAGTAGCCCACACATGTACGTACCTAAGTTACCTAAGTGCGCAAAAAGTAGCCCACAGGTACACGAACCTATATAACACAGTGCACAGAAAGCAGCCCACAGGTACACGTATCTAGGGGGTGTGGTGCACAGAAAGTAGCCCACAGGTACACGTACCTAGGGGGTGTGGTGCACAGAAAGTAGCCCACAGGTACACGTACCTAGGGGATGTGGTGCACAGAAAGTAGCCCACTGGTACACGTACCTAGGGGATGTAGTTGACAGAAAGTAGCCCACTGGTACACGTACCTAGGTGATGTAGTTGACAGAAAGTAGCCCACTGGTACACGTACCTAGGGGACGTAGTGGACAGAAAGTAGCCCACAGGTACACATACCAAGGTGGTGTAGTTGACAGAAAGTAGCCCACAGGTACACGTATCTAGGGGATGTGGTGCACAGAAACTAGCCCACAGGTACACGTATCTAGGGGGTGTGGTGCACAGAAACTAGCCCACTGGTACACGTACTAGGGGATGTGGTGCACAGAAAGTAGCCCACAGGTACACGTATCTAGGGGATGTGGTGCACAGAAAGTAGCCCACTGGTACACGTACTAGGGGATGTGGTGGACAGAAAGTAGCCCACTGGTACACGTATCTAGGAGATGTGGTGCACAGAAAGTAGCCCACAGGTACACGTATCTAGGGGATGTGGTGGACAGAAAGTAGCCCACTGGTACACGTACTAGGGGATGTGGTGCACAGAAAGTAGCCCACAGGTACACGTACCTAGGGGATGTAGTGGACAGAAAGTAGCCTACAGGTACACGTACCTAGGTGATGTAGTGGACAGAAAGTAGTCAACAGGTACACGTACCTAGGGGTTGTAGTGCACAGAAACTAGCCCACAGGTACACGTACCTAGGGGATGTGGTGCACAGAAAGTAGCACACAGGTACACGTACCTAGGGGATGTAGTTGACAGAAAGTAGCCCACTGGTACACGTACCTAGGGGACGTAGTGGACAGAAAGTAGCCCACATGTACCTAGCGGATGTAATGGACAGAACGTAGCCTACAGGTACACGTACCTAGCGGATGTAGTGGACAGAAAGTAACCCACAGGTACACGTACCTAGGGGACGTAGTGGACAGAAAGTAGCCCACATGTACCTAGCGAATGTAGTGGACAGAAAGTTACCCTCGGTGACAAAGTGCGCAAAAAGTAGCCTACAGGTACACGTACCTAGATGACGTAGTGCGCAAAATGTAGTCCACTGATACACATACCTAGGTGACGTAGTGTTCAAAAAGTAGCGACTAGGTGACATAGTACATATAAATTAGCCTACAGATACACGTAACCGTATATGCAGTGTATCGCAACCACCCCATTATCCATATGTCTTATTATTCCTGTAATGTCATATAATTAGCTTGGAATTGTAGAAGGAAATGACTGAAACAATGTACTCGAAAATGTCCACTGCATGACGCTCCGAACATGTCAAAGATTCAGTTTACGAAAaaggtttcattttatttttacttttgttacAGCAAGAATTTCTGTGTCGAAGTTTCTGCCAGTGGGAAGTTTAGCACATGCAATGGTGTTTTCACACTTCACTGGTTTAATGTTCTACATGATCAAACGTAAGTATATATATGCCTCGTTTGGCATTCTTAAAAGTCATTCCCTCACCAAAGGATATAAAAAGGTGTTATTTACTGGGGCGTTATTGGCCCGACGGTATATATTACCACTGCCAGTTTTACATTTACAGATATCATGCTCCCAATTGTATAGGCACTttaaaatacagtcgaacctcgttggctcgaacaccCGAGGACCTACGataatacctcgagcctcgaaaaattcgagcaaagcgggattgcttaccttcagtataaataaatgGGTCCTTtaaatccagttcgagccaacgaggaaatcgagccaagcgagttcgagccaacggagttcgaTTGTACAACAAAATAgtcatgtattacattgattctaatatgtataattttaattatgcCCCACCTTTCTTTATGTTGTATTTCTCATAATGTTAAAAGAACGTAAAAAGCTGGGGCCGTattaaataagcaacttagattgaacttaaatttaagattagaatctaagtgttttgattggctgaccaaaaggctgaatggaatcaatGAGGCAAATCTaaggataataataataataataagatcaatattgaataatggGCCGGGTCTGTTCTCTCATTATCTGTTCATGCTTACAGTTTAATTAAAGTCAGtgcaatgtgttttatttatttttttacaaacttcaCTAATACAGATCAGATATTACCCATGTTGCCAACAACATACCTTACACTTTTACAGGCCTGAAAAGTGAAATTGAGACAAAATCTgcaatatataaagaaaacaaaggaCTGTTTTCTCTGAAATACAACATGTTGCTGCCTTCATCTTGTAAAACGCTCGGAAATTTGAAAGGAGTAGACGAGGCAACGGGAATTACAATTGAAACGGGAgagattttgaattttaaagaagAACACATGGGAAAGACGAGAGATTTCAATATTACTATATACAAGATCTTCAAAGGAAATGAGGTACATAGATAGACATGCCCTAATTTGAAACTAATTCAAATTCAAGCGTACACATACTCGCCTTTGCAAATCACGAATGAATATTGCTGATTGATTCCTAACGACTGCAGAAGTGTACAGAAGTGAAATCATAACacaatgtaatcaaaaatgtgacataataaaattaatagtGAGGTCAGTTCAAAATCCATCAATATTAATCAAGCTATAATATGTCCTCAGTTTTGAGACGCTTTGTGTCTCCCGTTCAGTGTATTATTGGCTgctgtaattttcattgtattatcgTAATCCTGCGATGTCTTCTCATGTTTCAGTATTACTATTTCTATGCAGACATGCCAAATAGTTTGAATTGCATTCATCAACTGAAATCCCTGCAGTTAGCAGAAGGAGTGGACCCCAGACTTCAGATTGAAAGGTTTCGCTACACCTACGAGAATCTGGTCAACCACGTTGGTTTTACGGTCCGTGATCACAGCACCCTCAAGGTTTTGCCATACGATGGTAAGTCTTGATGCAAGTTaatacatactttgataagatttaccttttccGTTTATTCTTAATTTAGGAATGTTGGGATacgagtgaggtttgtgcacttaaactggtttaaatccccagttaatttacattttactgaccgttccaaggctgTACCTaacaaaccttgataaacatacctagttttttttatatagtatatatgctgTTTggggagttttgtgctgttcttccatgtttcttgtctgtgatgtttttgtttttgtgttctatgtctttggcgtttacccagtgccatttaaccgggtttatgtttaaactgtttgctactgagattttttctgtagttttccacaTAAGTATTGATACATACGAATAATTCCATACAAATTGCAACAGTCATAATCTGGAACCTGGGATCATATACATTGTATGATGGTATATGGAGCAAATGTCAAATTCAAACTGATAAACGGCAACGCAACACATATATAAGCACTAAAATGTCGTTTAACGAGACATGCCAGTATTACTGCCATTTAACGGCTAGGGTAAGCAAAAGAGGTTTCTAGTTGGTTGTTGGGAAGGGGGAGGCAACAGATTTCTTTTCATTATGGTAAAACAATCCTTAACAATATATATCTCTGTATTACTTCATTTCGAACACCCCAAATTACTATGTATGTTGCGTATTTGTATATCAACGGGGTGCTTGTACGGAGTAAAATGGTTTCCATTGGCATGTTCCTGCAGTTTTTATGAGGAATAGGTATGGTATATATCGGCTTCCCTCTGGAAAACAAGCTCTagtttcgtgtttttttttcagactgCGCAACTACgcactttcaaatattatttgatgCCGTCCGTGAACAGGTTATGGATCACAAAGACTCCGACTTGAAGGAAAATAAGCAAATGCAAGAAACCAGCCTAAAAGCAACAAGCAGCAGAGGTGAAAAGTCAGCTGAAAACGAGGACGTTCTTGTATTGTGCACTGATCATCACGATGATATAGAAATCGCAAATCAAATTCGTGGATACTTGGAGAGCCGAAACATCAGAGTGGAATTTCAGGCTGCTAATAAGTCGAACTTGATAAGCAAAACGTACAATTGGTACGTGTTTGTGTTTTCCCAGGATGCATTACACGACGACCTTCTTACGTTCAATTGCCTGTCTGCTCTAAACAGCAGCGTTTCTGACAACGTTGTTAAGGTGCTCCCTGTCTTGCATAATGTCGACGTGAACAAAGTGCCCAGTTTTATTCGTTGGGTCACTGTTTTAACAACATCTGACGACCGTGAAAAATACTGCAACAACATTTACCAAACCGTTACAGGTACGTTTGTATTTCTAAGGGAAAATGTTTTATCAGATCTTATTAGATAAACCTGAagaagttttaatttaatttagttttgcaCATGCCGTATACCTAAAATTAAAAGATAACCCCCTTTGTGTTGTAATGTTAAAAAACGCATTCCACGAATTTCCTTCTGTTTGAGTGCCGGTCTGCGCGGCTTTGGGTGTTTTATGGTCAAGGAACCTGACAGTCAGGCTGCATCTATGTAAAATTGTTTCTGTTGAAGCACAGAAGGCTACATTCCCTCTTCGTAAATCAGACTCAGATGCCTCTCTGACACCGAGTTAAGGATGATCCTTTTCCGTCAGATGTTACAAAGTATCCCAAAAAACCGTTAAGCAAATCATCTTGAACTAAAGTTTCTCTATTGTTGGTCACAGGTGGTGTAGTTCAAATGGAGGAGCGGATGCCGTGTGGTGATGTGGCAACGGGGCTGTGCTGGGCCTACATTATCAACTACCTGAGACATACACTCTACAACAAGGGTACGTACTTGAGTCAGTACATTAGCAGTGTGATGTTACTTTCTATAACAGGTACCTACTGGAATCCGTTATACACTCTACAACAAGGGTACGTACTTGAGTCCTTACATTAGCAGTGTGATGTTACTTTCTATAATTGGTACCTACTGGAATCCGTTATACACTCTACAACAAGGGTACGTACTTGAATCAGTACATTAGCAGTGTGatgttactttttataacaGGTTCACACTGGAATCCGTTATACACTCTACAACAAGGGTACGTACTTGAATCAGTACATTAGTAGTGTGATGTTACTTTCTATAACAGGTACGTACTGGAATCCGTTATACACTCTACAACAAGGGTACGTACTTGAATCAGTACATTAGCAGTGTGATGTTACTTTCTATAACAGGTACGTACTGGAATTCGTTATACACTCTACAACAAGGGTACGTACTTGAATCAGTACATTAGTAGTGTGATGTTACTTTCTATAACAGGTACGTACTGGAATCCGTTATACACTCTACAACAAGGGTACGTACTTGAATCAGTACATTAGCAATAAGATGTTACTTTCTATAACAGGTACGTACTGGAATCCGTTGTACACTCTACAACAAGGGTGCGTACTTGAATCAGTACATTAGCAATGTGATGTTACTTTCTATAACAGGTACGTACTGGAATCAGATCAGATGAGGTCTGATTGTTCCCCAACAACAACTATAAACGTATCCATCCAATATAAGTGTGGAAATTAATgttaacagtaaatatatacatactgcAGTCGGTTTACTAAAAGTGTGATGCTCCATCTGATATAAAAGTATCATACTTGAGCTTGTTCAACAGAGTTATATTGTTACAGTCTctttacaataacaagtatacaGACCGGAGTCCGTTTACGAAAAGTGTCATATTGTGCACATTagttaatgttttctttttaccCCCCTACTTTAACATACATAGgtacatatataattgttattggATCCGATCACTAAACGTGTCATATTCTACATGATAACTTGTATTTTCTTTGACATTTTTCGTATTTGACAGATTTTAAAGGCAGAATCCAGAGGTTTCTTGAAGAGAAAAACATGAATTGCGGCTTTTTGACGAAGATGTACATCTGGTGGCCAAGGTCGTGTAAAGCTGCTGACTCGGTCGTAGATGGGGCAAACATAgggtacatatatttttataagtatttaacTATCAAGTAATTAATATGGCATATGTAAGTGTCGTTACTGACCATTTGGTTCCAAATACAGTCGAAaaccgttggctcgatatcccagggactgGCCGGAATTCTTACAAAGATAAAACCCGGTCGTTTAAATAGCTGGAGACATCGTGAAAATCAAGCCACTGGGCGATTTCGAGCCAGTAGTAGCCAGTCGACAATTTTTCACGCATATGCAATATAGTTtacatgttcatacatgtattaggCAAAGTGTTCGCGGACATGAATTTCGTCTTGCAATATcctttattgtaataaaaagtactataaacatgatattttagtGCTGGGGAAGGCAGCCAGGCTCCGGTAAAAAAGATTGATAGTCTACCGGAAGTGATTGTGGACCAGGGAGCCCAGCAGAAAAAGCCGTTCATCTTGAACGTTTTTCAGTACACGCGGCCAGCGGACGGAAAGGTAAGATTTAGAACAGTTATGCATAACAGTACGGCGACtgattgcatttttaaaagaaaaaaatgtcaacgtATTGAGTATTTGCTTTGTGATCGTCAtgaaaacgatttttttttatcgaaactCAGTGCAAAAACTCTTAGGAATGTAAATGCTAAacaaattgtacaaaaacaaaattagtgagcttagcttaatcctttCCCCCTTATGTTAACGTTGCAGGATGACTTTGTTAAACCATTTTTAACAAGTACATATATATGGTTGCATTCGTCAAACAACATTTAGAGAATGTGTACAAAGTGTCATCTTTGTTCTTCTTTATTCCAACcgttttatatgtttgtattatttcaatttcagatATTTTGCTTCGTCAGTGAGTACTGCGCAGCAATGGGATGCTTGTACCAAATGGCGAAGAATTTCGCATTTGCTGGAATCTCTACGGAGGAAATGTACCGACAGGGAAAGGTGTTTGTCGACAAGTTTGTGGAAATATCTTCCCGACAAGCTGTGAAGGACCAATTTGGTGACTTCAATGAGTGTGCCAAAGTTGTGTATTACGATGGTGCGTTCGTTGTTTTGACTTAAAACGTATTATgtcttcattttgattttataaggTTAGCGACAAATGACCATAACAACACActtaatattgaatgtttagTAAACAACCAATGCCATTATATGGTAAggcaaaaatacaaaaataatgggTGAGTGTCAAACTACTTACTATGCAATGCATTTTTGGTTATTAAGTGGTTATTACTGGTAACAGGATcataaccgtgtattaaatagctgaaaactcttaaaaattaaatgactagtgagtgataaaatattaagtGTGATCTGCTATCGTCA contains:
- the LOC128244638 gene encoding uncharacterized protein LOC128244638 isoform X2, with the translated sequence MSEVASSEQSRDVQYEFDVFLCHSGIDKDITRQIHKSLTSQGLKCAAQFDSTTFPTGRPVLASIGWLVQNSRKTIVVLTRNALKSSWISVETILALENSQERREQDLTLRLLLIDIDKRDVPMLKCGLLASIPHTATSLKRHNWDRDVINSLRTRISVSKFLPVGSLAHAMVFSHFTGLMFYMIKRLKSEIETKSAIYKENKGLFSLKYNMLLPSSCKTLGNLKGVDEATGITIETGEILNFKEEHMGKTRDFNITIYKIFKGNEYYYFYADMPNSLNCIHQLKSLQLAEGVDPRLQIERFRYTYENLVNHVGFTVRDHSTLKVLPYDDCATTHFQILFDAVREQVMDHKDSDLKENKQMQETSLKATSSRGEKSAENEDVLVLCTDHHDDIEIANQIRGYLESRNIRVEFQAANKSNLISKTYNWYVFVFSQDALHDDLLTFNCLSALNSSVSDNVVKVLPVLHNVDVNKVPSFIRWVTVLTTSDDREKYCNNIYQTVTGGVVQMEERMPCGDVATGLCWAYIINYLRHTLYNKDFKGRIQRFLEEKNMNCGFLTKMYIWWPRSCKAADSVVDGANIGAGEGSQAPVKKIDSLPEVIVDQGAQQKKPFILNVFQYTRPADGKIFCFVSEYCAAMGCLYQMAKNFAFAGISTEEMYRQGKVFVDKFVEISSRQAVKDQFGDFNECAKVVYYDDSKTNLLAAIENEIRQAEVDGSVLY
- the LOC128244638 gene encoding uncharacterized protein LOC128244638 isoform X1 is translated as MPPGSASDFRFMIIITHYSFTRLGKSDVIFIVYLEVKYFLVATMSEVASSEQSRDVQYEFDVFLCHSGIDKDITRQIHKSLTSQGLKCAAQFDSTTFPTGRPVLASIGWLVQNSRKTIVVLTRNALKSSWISVETILALENSQERREQDLTLRLLLIDIDKRDVPMLKCGLLASIPHTATSLKRHNWDRDVINSLRTRISVSKFLPVGSLAHAMVFSHFTGLMFYMIKRLKSEIETKSAIYKENKGLFSLKYNMLLPSSCKTLGNLKGVDEATGITIETGEILNFKEEHMGKTRDFNITIYKIFKGNEYYYFYADMPNSLNCIHQLKSLQLAEGVDPRLQIERFRYTYENLVNHVGFTVRDHSTLKVLPYDDCATTHFQILFDAVREQVMDHKDSDLKENKQMQETSLKATSSRGEKSAENEDVLVLCTDHHDDIEIANQIRGYLESRNIRVEFQAANKSNLISKTYNWYVFVFSQDALHDDLLTFNCLSALNSSVSDNVVKVLPVLHNVDVNKVPSFIRWVTVLTTSDDREKYCNNIYQTVTGGVVQMEERMPCGDVATGLCWAYIINYLRHTLYNKDFKGRIQRFLEEKNMNCGFLTKMYIWWPRSCKAADSVVDGANIGAGEGSQAPVKKIDSLPEVIVDQGAQQKKPFILNVFQYTRPADGKIFCFVSEYCAAMGCLYQMAKNFAFAGISTEEMYRQGKVFVDKFVEISSRQAVKDQFGDFNECAKVVYYDDSKTNLLAAIENEIRQAEVDGSVLY